One part of the Sphingobacterium sp. LZ7M1 genome encodes these proteins:
- a CDS encoding sterol desaturase family protein has protein sequence MNELLENTFNFVLSKWYYTSVFFFVFFSVLYFVGTFITETIVQYKTKNASLRQIVFAQKPGQRAKEIKNSLLSILVFSLQAIFFQYLFSIGVFKVRFDNNWNCLWEIPLLFLWNEMHFYAVHWLLHRPWFFRNVHKVHHWSKEPTAYSIFSFHWIESFLLGTVIFFPLFFHDFQVYSILSLPVMSLVINLLGHCNHEIPSDKPNTSFSKYTFRHSMHHKWGRGNFGFMLGIFDKIFNTQISDNKH, from the coding sequence ATGAACGAATTACTGGAAAACACATTCAATTTCGTGCTCTCGAAATGGTACTACACAAGTGTATTTTTCTTCGTGTTTTTTAGTGTCCTTTACTTTGTAGGAACCTTTATTACAGAAACTATTGTACAGTATAAAACGAAGAATGCGAGTTTGAGGCAGATCGTATTTGCTCAAAAACCTGGGCAAAGGGCTAAAGAAATTAAGAACTCCTTGCTTTCCATCCTTGTATTCTCACTACAGGCGATATTTTTTCAATATTTATTCTCCATAGGAGTGTTTAAGGTCAGGTTTGACAATAATTGGAATTGCCTCTGGGAAATTCCGTTGCTCTTTCTTTGGAATGAAATGCACTTTTATGCAGTCCATTGGCTATTGCACAGACCTTGGTTCTTTAGGAATGTCCATAAGGTCCATCATTGGTCGAAGGAACCTACAGCATATTCTATTTTTAGCTTCCATTGGATCGAATCCTTCCTTTTAGGGACCGTAATTTTCTTTCCATTGTTTTTCCATGATTTTCAGGTCTATTCCATTTTGAGTTTGCCAGTTATGAGTTTGGTCATCAATTTGCTTGGACATTGTAACCATGAGATACCAAGTGATAAACCAAATACGTCATTTTCAAAATATACTTTTAGGCACAGCATGCACCATAAATGGGGTAGAGGCAATTTTGGTTTTATGCTGGGCATTTTCGATAAGATCTT
- the msrA gene encoding peptide-methionine (S)-S-oxide reductase MsrA, whose translation MKKLAVIASTVLVTVIIMTMGFTEGNQKEEKSETNSTMSLTGKEKEIYFAGGCFWGTEHFFKLVRGVVGTEVGYANGNKTNPTYEEVCTGSTGATETVKVIYDPEVIDLGLLIDLYLESVDPTTLNRQGNDRGTQYRTGIYYTDKNDEPLIKDKLHALSLSIQSPVVVENEPLRNFYDAETYHQDYLDKNPGGYCHIGPELFEVAKKANPKK comes from the coding sequence ATGAAAAAATTAGCAGTAATTGCTTCAACAGTCCTAGTCACTGTAATCATCATGACCATGGGCTTTACGGAAGGAAATCAAAAGGAAGAAAAATCAGAAACTAATAGCACAATGAGTTTAACAGGAAAAGAAAAAGAGATATATTTTGCCGGCGGATGTTTTTGGGGAACCGAACATTTTTTCAAATTGGTAAGAGGGGTAGTGGGTACAGAAGTTGGTTATGCCAATGGAAACAAAACCAATCCTACATACGAAGAAGTTTGCACAGGCAGTACCGGAGCCACTGAAACCGTAAAGGTAATTTACGACCCAGAAGTAATTGATTTAGGGCTATTAATCGATCTTTACCTTGAAAGTGTAGATCCAACAACTTTAAATAGACAAGGAAACGACAGAGGAACTCAGTATCGTACAGGAATTTATTATACCGATAAAAACGACGAACCTCTGATCAAGGATAAACTTCATGCCCTGTCTTTATCCATTCAAAGCCCTGTGGTTGTAGAAAATGAACCTTTGAGAAATTTCTATGATGCCGAAACCTATCACCAAGACTATTTAGATAAGAATCCAGGTGGATATTGCCATATAGGTCCTGAGCTTTTTGAGGTTGCCAAAAAAGCAAATCCTAAAAAGTAA
- a CDS encoding glycoside hydrolase family 76 protein: protein MLKSTSLPFAIASITIVISLIFFPYSKSFSQNAVASNATKDTFFDLPDENLQRSMALVDSTIAVYFEPNSFKMSRFYNPFNKVKSEETASVWMYSAGIEAVNAILSGLSANKEYGNQKIYQANYAKYEKLLSKLYENLDYYLGTFELVSYTQTKTWSVYAVDRVGEKGKANVTGILNVYDDQMWLLRELIHSYKLTGNKSYLEKAEYLTAYVLDGWDSNVDENGKEIGGISWGPGYTTKHACSNSPLISSLVWLHEIYKNKNDQIEHRSIDVKDGKTRLSKMEPKQVYYLNFAKAIYKWQKENLLNQEGVYTDMMGDCDPDCKIRYEEINGKKYRANTKLTKAVGESYSYNSGTMLSGAVDLFRVTKDEQYDNDAKELAKNSFSFFAKEGKEIPDYYSFGTEGFKNWFNGILLRGFKDLAMSNSNYGQYIQPFQKNLDYGYQHANKDGFLASNLLKGWDEGKDTNGLEGMFMFTYAAEYALLAEYYYGL from the coding sequence ATGCTTAAAAGTACCAGTCTGCCATTCGCAATAGCTTCGATTACTATTGTAATCAGCTTAATTTTCTTTCCTTATTCCAAATCTTTTTCTCAAAATGCTGTAGCAAGCAATGCCACAAAGGATACTTTTTTTGATCTGCCAGATGAGAATCTGCAAAGATCTATGGCATTAGTTGATAGCACTATTGCAGTTTATTTTGAACCGAATTCCTTTAAGATGAGTAGATTTTACAATCCTTTCAATAAAGTGAAATCTGAAGAGACTGCAAGTGTGTGGATGTATTCAGCTGGGATAGAAGCGGTGAATGCAATTTTATCGGGTTTAAGTGCAAACAAAGAATATGGCAACCAAAAGATCTATCAGGCAAATTATGCTAAATATGAAAAGCTACTTTCAAAATTATATGAGAACCTAGATTATTATTTGGGAACATTTGAATTAGTATCCTATACTCAAACAAAAACTTGGTCCGTTTATGCGGTTGATCGGGTAGGAGAAAAAGGGAAAGCCAATGTGACAGGCATATTAAATGTCTATGATGATCAAATGTGGTTATTACGGGAATTGATCCATTCCTATAAATTGACTGGAAACAAGAGTTATCTGGAAAAGGCTGAATACCTCACGGCCTATGTCCTTGATGGATGGGACTCAAATGTAGATGAAAATGGAAAGGAAATTGGCGGTATATCATGGGGCCCAGGTTATACAACTAAACATGCCTGTAGTAATTCCCCATTGATTAGTTCTTTGGTTTGGCTACATGAAATTTATAAAAACAAAAATGATCAGATTGAACATCGTTCTATTGATGTTAAGGATGGCAAAACCAGACTTTCGAAAATGGAACCTAAGCAGGTTTATTATCTGAATTTTGCAAAAGCTATTTACAAATGGCAAAAAGAAAACTTATTAAACCAAGAGGGTGTATATACTGATATGATGGGGGACTGTGATCCTGATTGCAAAATCCGTTATGAGGAAATAAACGGTAAAAAATATCGTGCGAATACAAAATTGACCAAGGCAGTCGGGGAATCATACTCCTACAATTCTGGAACTATGCTTTCGGGAGCTGTTGATTTATTCCGGGTCACAAAAGATGAACAATATGACAATGATGCCAAAGAACTAGCCAAGAACAGTTTTTCTTTCTTTGCAAAAGAAGGTAAAGAGATCCCTGATTATTACTCCTTTGGAACAGAGGGTTTCAAGAATTGGTTTAATGGAATATTATTGCGAGGGTTTAAGGATTTGGCCATGAGCAACAGTAATTACGGGCAATATATACAACCATTTCAGAAGAATCTAGACTATGGCTATCAACATGCCAATAAGGATGGATTCTTGGCATCCAATCTCTTAAAGGGATGGGATGAAGGAAAGGATACTAATGGCTTGGAGGGAATGTTCATGTTTACCTATGCAGCAGAGTATGCCTTATTAGCAGAGTATTATTACGGACTATAG
- a CDS encoding class I fructose-bisphosphate aldolase — protein MNINKLIEHLGSEDLLKYQSKTVKKELLHLPSPCFIDDVYGPTDRNPQVLRSLGNIFGHGRLADTGYLSILPVDQGIEHSAGASFAANPIYFDPENIVKLAIEGGCNAVASTFGVLGAVSRKYAHKIPFVVKINHNELLSYPNKSDQILYGTVREAWNMGAAAVGATIYFGSEESGRQIVEVSKAFQEAHSLGMATILWCYLRNDAFKKDGVDYHLSADLTGQANHLGVTIEADIIKQKLPEVNGGYKALNLGNSSYGKLDERMYSELSSDHPIDLCRYQVLNCFAGRSGLINSGGASGKNDLRDALQTAVINKRAGGTGLISGRKAFQKPMKEGVELLQGIQDVYLMKEVDIA, from the coding sequence ATATCAATAAATTGATTGAACACCTAGGATCTGAGGACTTGTTAAAATATCAAAGTAAGACAGTAAAAAAAGAACTGCTTCATTTACCCTCTCCATGCTTTATTGATGATGTATATGGACCGACTGACAGAAATCCGCAGGTCTTAAGGAGTCTAGGAAATATTTTTGGACATGGAAGGTTAGCAGATACTGGTTATCTTTCCATTCTTCCAGTAGACCAGGGCATCGAACATAGCGCTGGCGCTTCATTTGCTGCAAACCCTATTTATTTCGATCCAGAGAATATTGTCAAACTGGCAATCGAGGGTGGATGTAATGCTGTGGCATCAACATTCGGCGTGCTAGGCGCTGTATCTAGAAAATATGCGCATAAGATTCCATTTGTTGTCAAGATCAATCACAACGAGTTATTGTCCTATCCCAATAAAAGTGATCAGATTCTCTACGGAACAGTTCGCGAAGCTTGGAACATGGGAGCTGCTGCAGTAGGTGCGACCATCTACTTTGGCTCTGAGGAGTCAGGAAGACAGATTGTTGAAGTGAGCAAAGCCTTTCAAGAAGCCCATAGCTTGGGCATGGCAACCATCCTATGGTGTTATTTGAGAAATGATGCTTTTAAAAAGGATGGCGTGGATTATCATTTATCTGCTGATTTGACTGGACAAGCTAATCATTTAGGGGTGACCATAGAAGCAGATATTATTAAGCAGAAGTTACCAGAAGTCAACGGAGGCTATAAGGCCTTAAATTTAGGGAACAGTAGTTATGGTAAGCTTGATGAAAGAATGTACAGTGAATTGAGTTCGGACCATCCTATTGATCTTTGCCGTTATCAGGTATTAAATTGCTTTGCGGGAAGATCGGGATTGATCAATTCAGGCGGGGCTTCAGGTAAGAATGACCTTCGGGATGCTTTGCAAACAGCCGTAATCAATAAAAGGGCTGGGGGAACAGGCTTGATCAGTGGAAGAAAGGCTTTTCAAAAGCCAATGAAAGAAGGTGTAGAACTGCTTCAGGGAATTCAAGATGTCTATTTAATGAAGGAAGTGGATATCGCTTAA